One genomic region from Salvia hispanica cultivar TCC Black 2014 chromosome 2, UniMelb_Shisp_WGS_1.0, whole genome shotgun sequence encodes:
- the LOC125208335 gene encoding receptor kinase-like protein Xa21: MLYLENNKLTGHIPLNIWKCKHLEILRLYNNNLSGTISREIGNTSMLRELDLSYNHFSGELPQEIGTLQILETFIVFNNSLYGSIPSSIFNISTLKNLQASYNDFSGTLPLDMGNSLPDLEWFLVAWNNFSGPIPSSITNASKLTILEMSSNSFSGSIPFFGNLKLLEQLLLWENNLSAAEFPTQELAFLSSLTSCRHLKRLEVSGNPLNGILPASLGNFSSSLERIHVSACNIMGIIPFEVGNLSSLLNLYLNENQLSGHIPPTIGKMNRLQRIYLSDNQLVGYIPNNLCRLYQLGELSLAHNMLVGPIPKCLSDVKYLKVINLGSNQLISKIPPSLWFLTDLVFLSLSSNHLSGQLSTQVGNFKMINSLDLSSNQFSDVIPSSIGGCQSLTFLNLSNNMFSGFIPHSLGDVKGMITLDLSYNTLSGSIPKSLENLHFLENFDVSNNQLEGEIPHGGCFGNFSAPSFSHNLHLCGPIKFQVAPCPKNHHRSWLKKLIVPSVVLAVIVVIVTLILIRKCKQKNVTLSTYIPPLTTECKRISYIELERGTSSFSETNLLGRGSFGSVFEATLFDGLKAAVKVFNLELQGATRSFDAETAILSSIRHRNLVRVIGCCSNMEFKALILTYMPKGSLDKWLHYEMYDLDLIQRFKIALDVAAALEYLHHGHTFPVVHCDIKPSNVLLDQDMTAHLADFGISKLFDGGETVIQTQTMATIGHAAPEFGMEGKVSTNGDVFSFGILLLEMFSGKRPTDDMFGEERSIKEWVSEALDENTATELVAPALLSREDQHFSAKVQCLMSIFELAMKCVADSADERINMIEVASALHKIYATVVAATRTRRPRFAVSVRQ, translated from the exons CAGGTGAATTACCACAAGAGATTGGCACTCTGCAAATACTTGAGACTTTCATTGTGTTCAATAATTCCTTATATGGATCTATTCCATCTTCGATTTTCAACATTTCAACATTGAAGAATCTACAGGCTTCATACAATGATTTTTCTGGTACCCTTCCATTAGATATGGGGAATTCACTTCCCGATCTTGAATGGTTTCTTGTGGCTTGGAACAACTTCAGTGGCCCAATTCCAAGTTCTATCACCAATGCTTCTAAACTTACTATCTTGGAGATGTCTTCCAACTCATTTAGTGGCTCCATACCCTTCTTTGGTAATCTGAAGCTCCTAGAGCAGCTACTCCTTTGGGAGAATAATTTGAGCGCAGCAGAATTCCCAACTCAGGAATTGgcatttctctcttcattaactagTTGTCGACATTTGAAGAGGCTGGAAGTATCCGGAAATCCACTAAATGGCATCCTACCTGCTTCACTTGGAAATTTTTCCTCATCTCTTGAGAGAATTCATGTATCAGCATGCAACATCATGGGTATCATTCCGTTTGAAGTAGGAAACTTAAGCAGTTTGctaaatttgtatttgaaTGAGAATCAACTGAGTggtcacattccaccaacaaTAGGAAAAATGAACCGTCTCCAAAGAATATATCTTAGTGACAATCAATTAGTGGGATATATCCCTAACAATCTTTGTAGATTGTATCAGTTGGGGGAGTTGAGCCTTGCTCATAACATGCTGGTGGGTCCAATACCTAAATGCTTAAGTGATGTTAAATACTTGAAAGTCATCAACTTAGGATCCAATCAATTGATTTCAAAAATCCCTCCTAGCTTGTGGTTTCTCACAGACCTTGTGTTTTTGAGCTTGTCTTCCAATCATTTAAGCGGTCAATTGTCAACTCAAGTTGGAAATTTTAAGATGATCAACTCTTTGGATTTGTCATCCAATCAATTTTCAGATGTTATTCCCAGCTCAATTGGTGGTTGCCAATCACTAACATTTCTTAACCTTTCAAATAATATGTTTAGTGGCTTCATTCCTCATTCCTTGGGAGATGTCAAGGGTATGATTACACTGGATTTATCTTACAATACTCTTTCCGGATCTATTCCCAAGTCCTTAGAAAACCTCCActttcttgaaaattttgatgtttCCAACAACCAACTGGAGGGTGAAATTCCACATGGTGGTTGTTTTGGAAACTTCAGTGCTCCCTCCTTTTCCCACAACTTACATCTATGTGGtccaataaaatttcaagttgCACCTTGCCCAAAAAATCATCATAGATCATGGTTGAAAAAACTCATTGTGCCATCAGTAGTTTTAGCTGTCATTGTTGTCATCGTAACGCTTATTCTCATAAGAAAGTGTAAACAGAAAAACGTGACACTCTCTACTTATATTCCACCATTAACTACTGAATGTAAGAGAATTTCTTATATAGAACTTGAACGAGGAACAAGTTCATTTAGTGAAACCAACCTACTTGGAAGAGGTAGTTTTGGTTCTGTATTCGAAGCAACACTTTTTGATGGGTTGAAAGCTGCGGTTAAAGTCTTCAACTTGGAATTGCAAGGAGCAACAAGGAGCTTTGACGCTGAAACTGCTATATTAAGCAGCATTCGACACAGAAACTTAGTTCGAGTTATTGGATGTTGTTCTAATATGGAGTTTAAAGCATTGATCCTCACATATATGCCAAAGGGGAGCTTGGATAAATGGTTACATTATGAGATGTATGATCTGGATCTTATACAGAGATTTAAAATAGCACTCGATGTTGCAGCAGCCTTGGAATATCTTCATCATGGCCACACATTCCCCGTTGTTCATTGTGATATAAAGCCAAGCAATGTGTTGCTTGATCAAGACATGACTGCTCATCTTGCTGATTTTGGTATTTCCAAGCTTTTCGATGGAGGAGAAACGGTCATCCAAACACAAACAATGGCAACCATCGGTCATGCAGCACCAG AGTTTGGAATGGAAGGCAAAGTATCAACAAATGGGGACGTGTTCAGTTTTGGGATATTGCTGCTAGAGATGTTCTCTGGAAAAAGGCCAACAGACGATATGTTTGGTGAAGAGAGGAGTATAAAAGAGTGGGTAAGTGAAGCATTAGATGAAAATACAGCAACTGAATTGGTGGCGCCTGCTCTACTTTCAAGGGAAGATCAACATTTTTCTGCCAAGGTGCAATGTTTAATGTCAATATTTGAATTGGCAATGAAATGTGTAGCTGATTCAGCAGATGAAAGAATCAACATGATTGAAGTAGCATCAGCTCTGCACAAGATCTATGCTACTGTTGTGGCAGCTACAAGAACTCGTCGTCCACGATTTGCTGTTTCTGTTCGCCAATAA